TCCGGCGGGCCAGGCCGGCGATCAGCTCCAGCCGGTCGGCCGCCGGGTCGATCAGCACCAGCTCGCGGATCGGCAGGGTGTCGCGCAGCCGCGCGAACCCGTCGATCAGTTCCGGCGTGTAGGTGGAACCGCCGCCGACGATTGCCAACTTCAGTGCGGACATCAGCCCTTGACCCCTGTCAGTGTGACGCCTTCGACGAAGGCGCGTTGTGCGAAGAAGAACAGAACGATCACCGGTGCCATCACCAGCAGCGTCGCCGCCATGGTGAGGTTCCAGTTGGTGTGGTGGGCGCCCTTGAAGGACTCCAGGCCGTAGCTGAGGGTCCAGGCGCCCGGGTTCTCGGAGGCGTAGACCTGCGGGCCGAAGTAGTCGTTCCAGCAGGAGAAGAACTGGAACAGCGCGACGGCGGCGATCGCCGGTTTGGCCATCGGCAGCACCACCCGCAGCAGGGTGCGCAGTTCGCCGCAGCCGTCGATCCGGGCGGCCTCGACGTACTCCTTGGGGATGGTCAGCAGGAACTGGCGCAGCAGGAAGATGGTGAAGGCGTCGCCGAACGCCATCGGGACGATCAGCGGCCACAGCGTGCCGGTCAGGTGCAGCTGCTTGGCCCAGAACAGGTACATCGGGATCACCGTGACCTGCGGCGGCAGCATCATCATCGCGACCACCGCCATCAGCGCCAGGTTGCGGCCCCGGAACCGGAACCGGGCCAGCGCGTACGCCACCGGCAGGCTGGAGAGCACGGTCAGCACGGTGCCGGCGCCTGCGTACAGCAGGGTGTTGCGCCACCAGGTGAGGAAGCCGGGGGTGTCCCAGACCTTGCGGTAGTTCGACCACTGCCAGTGCTGCGGCCACAGGTCGGAGGTGAGCGCCTGGTGGTCGGTCATCACCGAGGTGAGGAAGACGAACACGAACGGCAGCAGGAAGAACAGCGCGGCGGCGATCGCGGTGGAGTGCACCGCGACCCAGTGCAGGGCGGCGCGGCGGCGGGCGGCCCGGGCGGCGGCGGGGGCCGGCAGCGGGCGCCGGCGGGGGAGGGTGGAAGCGAGTGCCATGGGGTCAGTCCTCCGCCAGGAAACCGGACTTGCGGCGCAGCAGCACGCCGGTGAACGCCATCGAGAGGGCGAACAGGATGAGTGCGACGACGCAGGAGGAGCCGTAGTCGAAGCGCTGGAAGCCGAGGTTGTAGACCATCTGCGGCAGCGTCCAGGTGGAGCCGGCCGGGTAGCCGGGCTCGAACTGCTGGCCGGAGCCGCCGATCACGCCGGAGGCGACCTTCCCGGCGACGATCGCCTGGGTGTAGTACTGCATGGTCTGGATCACGCCGGTGACCACCGCGAACACCAGGATCGGCGAGATGTTCGGCAGCGTCACGTACCGGAAGCGCTGGAAGCTCCCGGCGCCGTCCAGTTCGGCGGCCTCGTACTGCTCGGTCGGCACGTCCAGCAGCGCCGCCATGAAGATCACCATCAGGTCGCCGACGCCCCAGATCGCCAGCAGCGTCAGGGCGGGCTTGGACCAGGACGGGTCGGTGAACCAGCCGGGCTGCGGCAGGCCGAGCTCGCCCAGCAGGTGGTTGACCGGCCCGGTGCCCGGGTTCAGCAGGAACGCGAACGCCATCGTCGCGGCCACCGGCGGGGCCAGGTACGGCAGGTAGAAGGCGGTGCGGAAGAACCCGGCGCCGGACTTCACCTTGGTGATCAGCAGCCCGACGCCGAGCCCGAACACCACCCGCAGCGAGACCATCACCGCGACCAGCCAGAGGGTGTTGCCCAGGCCCTTCCAGAAGAAGGGGTACTTGTCGAAGACGTAGTCCCAGTTCCGCAGCCCGGCGAAGGCCGGCGGGAGGAACCCGTCGTAGCTGGTGAACGAGAAGTAGACCGTCGACACCAGCGGGTACAGGAAGAAGAACCCGAACCCGACCAGCCACGGGGAGAGGAAGGCCAGGGTCCTGGCCCGCTCCCGCCGGTGCTTGCGGCGCAGCGCCGGCGGGAGGGCGGAGCTCACGGTCGCCATGTCACTTCGCCTGGGTGACGGCGTCGTCGATCTCCTTGGCGGTGGCCGTCAGGCCCGCCCCGAGGTCGGTCTGCTGCCCGGACTCCACCGCGTAGCTGAGGTTCTGCAGCGACACCTGGTACGCGCCGCCGTTGATGCTCGCCGGGGTGGTGGAGGAGTGCGGGTTCTTGGCGATGTCGATGAAGGTGCGGAAGTTCGGGTCCGCGTCCAGCTTCGGCGAGTCCAGCGCGGCGAGGGTGCTGGGCACGTTGTGGATCGCGTTGGCGAAGGACACCACCGCGTCGGTGTCGGTGGTCAGGTACTTGACGAAGGTCCAGGCCGCGGTCTGCTTCTTCGAGCCGTTGGCGATGCCGACGATGGTGCCGGTCTGGTAGCCGCGCCCGTAGGTCGCCGCCTGGTCGTCCGGCACCGGGAACGGCGCGGTGGCCCACTCGAAGTCCGGCTTGTCCTCGGCCAGCGAGGCGGTGCGCCACTCGCCGTCCAGGCTCATCGCGACCTGCCCGGTGGTGAACGGGTTCTTGGCGCTGAACTCGTCGCCGAACCCGGTCCGGTACTTCTCCAGCCGGTCGAACCCGCCGAGCCGGTCGACCAGGTGCTTCTGCCAGGTGAGCGCCGCGGTCACGGTCGGGTCGGTGGCCACGTTCGACCTGCCGTCCGGGCCGAAGTACGTGCTGCCGTACTGGCCGAGGTAGTGCGCGATCGCCGTCTCGTAGCCGTGGTAGTTCGGCATGAAGCCCAGCTGCTTGAACGAGTCGCCGTCCGGGACGGTCAGCTTGGCGGCGTCCTCGGCGAACTCGCTGAAGGTCTTCGGCGGCGCGGTGATGCCCGCCGCCGCGAACGCGGTCTTGTTGTAGTACAGGCCGTAGGCGTCGCCGAGCAGCGGCAGCGCGCACTGGTCGCCCTGGTAGCGGCTGTACTCCAGCATCGCCGCCGGGAAGGTCTTCGCCGGGTCGACGCCGTCCTTCCGCAGCATCGGCCCGAGGTCGGCCCAGACGTGCGAGGCGCAGAACCGGCCCACGTTGTCGGTGGAGAACGAGGACACCACGTCCGGGGCGTCCGGGCCGCCGGCCCGCAGCGCCTGCTGGGCCTTGTCGTCGGCGATGTTCCCGACCACCTTGACGTGGATGTTGGGGTGCAGCTTCTCGAAGGCGGCGACGTTGTCGTTGATCGCCTTCACCTCGTTGTCCTGGCTCCAGCCGTGCCAGAAGGTGATCGTCACGTCCTGGCCGGCCGCCGAACCGTCCTGCCCGCCGCCGGAGTTGGTGCCGGTGCAGGCGGCGGCCAGCAGCGTCGTGCAGACGGCCGCGGTGAGCGCGGCCAGCGGGCGGCGGGCCAGCGGGCGGCGGGCGAGCGGGGATCTGCGGGTCGTGTCCACGGAAGGGCGCTCCTGGGGGAGGGGGCGAGGGCAGGGCGGCAGGGCCCGGCGACCCCGCGTGGGGGGAAGGGGAGTGGGTGCGAACGTGCGTCAGTGCGTCAGTGGGTGCTGAACAGGACGTCCCGGGTGCTCGCCAGCGCGCGCTGCAGCGCGCCGGTCAGGACGGGCGACCCCGGCACGGCCGACAGCCGCACCTCCGGCCGCGGGATGGACATCCGGCCCAGGGCCTCCTGAACCAGCTCCCGCAGGCGTTCACCGCCCGCGGTCGGCGTCCCCCCGGAGAGCACCACCAGCTCCGGGTCCACCACCGAGGCGATCACCGCCAGCCCGACCGCCAGCCGCTCGGCCAGCTCGGCCAGGAAGACCTCGCCCTCGGCACTGCCCAGGGCCCCGGCCACCGCCTGCGCCGCGTCGGCGCCGCGCAGCCCGTGCCGGCGGGCCAGCGCCAGCACCGCGGGCTCACCGGCCAGGTCCTGGAACCCGCCGGTCACCTTCCGGCGGGAGCTCAACGACACCGGGGCGTCCGGCACCGGCATGTAGCCGACCTCGCCCGCGCCCCCGGTGAAACCCCGGTGCAGCCGGCCCGCGATCACGATCGCCGCGCCGATGCCCTCCTCGGCCCACAGCAGCACGAAGTCCTCGCACCCCGCCGCCGCCCCGCCGGCCTGCTCCGCGACCGCGGCCAGGTTCACGTCGTTCTCGATCGACACCGGCGCGCCCAGGGCCTGCTCCAGCTCCTCCACCAGCCGCGGCGAGTGCCAGCCCGGCAGGTGCGAGGCGTACCGCAACTTCCCGGTCACCGGGTCCGGCGCGCCACCGATCCCGACCACCACCTCGCGCAGGCACCCCGGTGCGAGCTGCGCCCGGCGCACCGTCTCGGCGACCGCCTCGGCGACCCGCGGCACCGTCTCCGCCGCGGACCAGCCCTTGGTCGGCACCCGGTGCTCGGCCAGCGTCGTCCCGGTGACGTCCGCGACCGCGACCCGCACCGTCGTGCTGGTCACATCCACGCCCGCGACGTAGCCCGCGGCCGGATTCACCTGGTACAGCTGGGCGTTCGGCCCCGGCCCGCCGGCGGTCGTGCCCACCGGCACCACCAGCCCCACCGCCTCCAGCCGGGCCAGCAGCTGCGAGGCGGTCGGCTTCGAAAGCCCCGTCAGGCTTCCGATCTGGGTGCGGGACAGCGGGCCGTTCGCGAGCAGCAGCTCCAGCGCGGCACGATCGTTGATGGCCCGCAACAGGCTCGGCGTACCGGCCAGCGGGGAACGGGGTGTCTTTCGGGTGGTCACGGCCCGATCCTCCTCTGCATACGCGGTTGCGGCCAACTGTTAGGAAAGTTTCCAATCGAGAGCCGTGGATGTCAACGGTCCGTGACCTGTTCGTTGACTGCGGCGCGCGGACGGCGCGCGGACGGCGGGCGGACAGCGGGCGCGGGAGGAGCGGGCGCGGCGGGGGAGGGGAGCAGGGGAAAAGGGACGGGGGCAGGAGCGCGGGAAGAACCACCGCGCTCCTGCCCCCGTCCCGGGACCGGCCCTACCAGGGAAGCGGACCGTCCTCGTTGAAGAACCCGCCGCTGGGGCCGCCGTCCGGCAGCGCCGCCAGCCGGACGGCGATCGCCGCGCCCTGCGCGGGGGTGCGCACGCCGCGGTGGCCGTTCAGGTCGGTGGCGCAGTAGCCGGGGCAGGCCAGGTTGATCAGGATGCCGGTGTCGCGCAGCTCCTTCGCGTACTGCACGGTCACCGCGTTCAGGAAGGTCTTCGACGGGGAGTAGGCCGCCGAGATCGGGCCGGTCTCCTCCCCCGGCCGGGACTGCAGGGTCAGCGACCCCACCCCGCTGGACATGTTGACGATCCGCGGCGAGGCCGAGCGGCGCAGCAGCGGCAGGAGCGCGTTGGTCACCCGGATCACGCCGAGCACGTTGGTCTCCACCGCCAGCCGGACCTCCGCCAGGTCCACCAGGGTCGGCTCCTGCGGCGAACCGCCGGTCACCGCCGCGTTGTTGACCAGGACGTCGAGCCGTCCGAAGCGGTCCGCCAGCAGCTCCGCCGCCGCGGCCGCCGAGGCGTCGTCGGTGACGTCCAGCGGCACCCCGAAGGCGTCCGCCCCGCCCGCCCGCAGTGCCTCGACGGCGGCCTCCCGCCGCGCCTCGTCCCGGGCGCCCACGCCCACCCGCCAGCCCAGCGCGCCGAGGCCCGCCGCGATCTCGTACCCGATGCCCTTGTTCGCGCCGGTCACCAGCGCCACCGTCCGCGCGTCCTGCTCGTGCTGCGCGCCCTGCTCGTGCTGTTCGTTCTTCTCGTTCATACCGCCATGCTCGGCCCGCCGCCCCGGCCGTGGCCAGGACCGATCCGGCACCCCGGCGATACCCGGCGGGTATCGCCGTAGGCTGGACGGATGGAGACCCGGGAACTGCGGTACTTCGTCGCCGTCGCCGAGGA
This is a stretch of genomic DNA from Kitasatospora fiedleri. It encodes these proteins:
- a CDS encoding carbohydrate ABC transporter permease — translated: MALASTLPRRRPLPAPAAARAARRRAALHWVAVHSTAIAAALFFLLPFVFVFLTSVMTDHQALTSDLWPQHWQWSNYRKVWDTPGFLTWWRNTLLYAGAGTVLTVLSSLPVAYALARFRFRGRNLALMAVVAMMMLPPQVTVIPMYLFWAKQLHLTGTLWPLIVPMAFGDAFTIFLLRQFLLTIPKEYVEAARIDGCGELRTLLRVVLPMAKPAIAAVALFQFFSCWNDYFGPQVYASENPGAWTLSYGLESFKGAHHTNWNLTMAATLLVMAPVIVLFFFAQRAFVEGVTLTGVKG
- a CDS encoding ROK family transcriptional regulator yields the protein MTTRKTPRSPLAGTPSLLRAINDRAALELLLANGPLSRTQIGSLTGLSKPTASQLLARLEAVGLVVPVGTTAGGPGPNAQLYQVNPAAGYVAGVDVTSTTVRVAVADVTGTTLAEHRVPTKGWSAAETVPRVAEAVAETVRRAQLAPGCLREVVVGIGGAPDPVTGKLRYASHLPGWHSPRLVEELEQALGAPVSIENDVNLAAVAEQAGGAAAGCEDFVLLWAEEGIGAAIVIAGRLHRGFTGGAGEVGYMPVPDAPVSLSSRRKVTGGFQDLAGEPAVLALARRHGLRGADAAQAVAGALGSAEGEVFLAELAERLAVGLAVIASVVDPELVVLSGGTPTAGGERLRELVQEALGRMSIPRPEVRLSAVPGSPVLTGALQRALASTRDVLFSTH
- a CDS encoding ABC transporter substrate-binding protein, coding for MDTTRRSPLARRPLARRPLAALTAAVCTTLLAAACTGTNSGGGQDGSAAGQDVTITFWHGWSQDNEVKAINDNVAAFEKLHPNIHVKVVGNIADDKAQQALRAGGPDAPDVVSSFSTDNVGRFCASHVWADLGPMLRKDGVDPAKTFPAAMLEYSRYQGDQCALPLLGDAYGLYYNKTAFAAAGITAPPKTFSEFAEDAAKLTVPDGDSFKQLGFMPNYHGYETAIAHYLGQYGSTYFGPDGRSNVATDPTVTAALTWQKHLVDRLGGFDRLEKYRTGFGDEFSAKNPFTTGQVAMSLDGEWRTASLAEDKPDFEWATAPFPVPDDQAATYGRGYQTGTIVGIANGSKKQTAAWTFVKYLTTDTDAVVSFANAIHNVPSTLAALDSPKLDADPNFRTFIDIAKNPHSSTTPASINGGAYQVSLQNLSYAVESGQQTDLGAGLTATAKEIDDAVTQAK
- a CDS encoding SDR family oxidoreductase, with product MNEKNEQHEQGAQHEQDARTVALVTGANKGIGYEIAAGLGALGWRVGVGARDEARREAAVEALRAGGADAFGVPLDVTDDASAAAAAELLADRFGRLDVLVNNAAVTGGSPQEPTLVDLAEVRLAVETNVLGVIRVTNALLPLLRRSASPRIVNMSSGVGSLTLQSRPGEETGPISAAYSPSKTFLNAVTVQYAKELRDTGILINLACPGYCATDLNGHRGVRTPAQGAAIAVRLAALPDGGPSGGFFNEDGPLPW
- a CDS encoding carbohydrate ABC transporter permease; the encoded protein is MATVSSALPPALRRKHRRERARTLAFLSPWLVGFGFFFLYPLVSTVYFSFTSYDGFLPPAFAGLRNWDYVFDKYPFFWKGLGNTLWLVAVMVSLRVVFGLGVGLLITKVKSGAGFFRTAFYLPYLAPPVAATMAFAFLLNPGTGPVNHLLGELGLPQPGWFTDPSWSKPALTLLAIWGVGDLMVIFMAALLDVPTEQYEAAELDGAGSFQRFRYVTLPNISPILVFAVVTGVIQTMQYYTQAIVAGKVASGVIGGSGQQFEPGYPAGSTWTLPQMVYNLGFQRFDYGSSCVVALILFALSMAFTGVLLRRKSGFLAED